From one Mycolicibacterium sp. HK-90 genomic stretch:
- a CDS encoding CCA tRNA nucleotidyltransferase — protein MSDAAVTDAELLAGALVALNHRAEVLRGLGAVFAAAGHELYLVGGSVRDALLGRLTEHSDLDFTTDARPEQMLKFLRPWADSLWDTGIQFGTLGVGKGADRLEITTFRADSYDQVSRNPTVEFGDNLDDDLVRRDFTVNAMAVRITADGPAEFHDPLGGLAAIQAKMLDTPSAPEVSFGDDPLRMLRAARFVSQLGFGVAPRVLEALLEMAPQLQRITVERVAAELDKLLLGADPVAGVDLMVQTGLGEVVLPEVGEMRMAIDEHHQHKDVYWHSLTVLRQAIELEEPSSPPDLVLRWAALLHDIGKPATRKHESDGGVSFHHHEVVGAKMTRKRMRALKYSKQMVDDVSQLVYLHLRFHGYADDKGTGKWTDSAVRRYVTDAGPLLSRLHKLVRADCTTRNKRRAARLQANYDDLENRIAELAAKEDLQRVRPDLDGNEIMEILGIPAGPVIGQAWQHLKELRLEHGPLSREQAIDELLKWWNARS, from the coding sequence GTGTCCGACGCTGCTGTTACTGATGCCGAATTGCTGGCCGGCGCTCTGGTCGCGCTGAACCACCGCGCCGAGGTGCTGCGCGGGCTCGGCGCGGTGTTCGCTGCCGCGGGCCACGAGCTGTATCTGGTGGGTGGCAGCGTGCGCGACGCGCTGCTGGGCCGGTTGACCGAGCACAGCGATCTGGACTTCACCACCGATGCCCGGCCCGAGCAGATGCTGAAGTTCCTGCGGCCGTGGGCCGACTCCCTGTGGGACACCGGGATCCAGTTCGGCACCCTCGGCGTCGGCAAGGGAGCCGACCGGCTGGAGATCACCACCTTCCGGGCCGACAGCTATGACCAGGTGTCGCGGAATCCGACCGTCGAGTTCGGTGACAACCTCGACGACGACCTGGTGCGGCGCGACTTCACGGTGAACGCCATGGCGGTACGCATCACGGCCGACGGCCCAGCTGAATTCCATGATCCGCTGGGCGGTTTGGCGGCGATCCAGGCCAAGATGCTCGACACGCCGTCGGCGCCGGAGGTGTCCTTCGGCGACGATCCGCTGCGGATGCTGCGCGCGGCCCGGTTCGTCTCGCAGCTCGGCTTCGGGGTCGCCCCGCGGGTGCTCGAGGCCCTGCTGGAGATGGCGCCGCAGCTGCAGCGCATCACGGTCGAGCGGGTCGCCGCCGAACTGGACAAGCTGCTGCTGGGGGCCGATCCGGTGGCCGGTGTCGATCTGATGGTGCAGACCGGGCTGGGCGAGGTGGTGTTGCCCGAGGTCGGCGAGATGCGGATGGCGATCGACGAACACCACCAGCACAAGGACGTGTACTGGCATTCGCTGACGGTGTTGCGCCAGGCCATTGAATTGGAGGAGCCCTCGAGTCCTCCCGATCTGGTGTTGCGCTGGGCCGCCCTGCTGCACGACATCGGCAAGCCCGCCACGCGCAAGCACGAATCCGACGGCGGGGTGAGCTTCCACCATCACGAGGTGGTGGGCGCCAAGATGACCCGCAAACGCATGCGGGCGCTCAAGTACTCCAAGCAGATGGTCGACGACGTGTCGCAGCTGGTGTATCTGCATCTGCGGTTCCACGGCTACGCCGACGACAAGGGCACCGGCAAGTGGACCGATTCGGCGGTGCGCCGCTACGTGACCGACGCCGGTCCGCTGCTGAGCCGGCTGCACAAGCTCGTGCGCGCCGACTGCACCACCCGCAACAAGCGCCGGGCCGCGCGACTGCAGGCCAACTACGACGATCTGGAGAACCGGATCGCCGAACTGGCGGCCAAGGAGGACCTGCAACGCGTCCGACCGGACCTCGACGGCAACGAGATCATGGAGATCCTCGGCATCCCGGCCGGCCCGGTGATCGGTCAGGCCTGGCAGCACCTCAAGGAACTGCGGCTCGAGCACGGGCCGCTGTCCCGGGAGCAGGCGATCGACGAATTGTTGAAATGGTGGAACGCCAGGAGCTGA
- a CDS encoding NUDIX hydrolase: MSDGEQAKPRRRRSRRRGRRRAQRAAGPPAGDQGSDAARHNGGPSETPVAAEAPSPTPRDQSKQRKSRPRRPQERLRTVHETSAGGLVIDGIDGPKDTQVAALIGRVDRRGRMLWSLPKGHIELGETAEQTAIREVAEETGIRGDVLAALGSIDYWFVTEGRRVHKTVHHYLMRFLGGELSDDDVEVTEVAWVPLRELPSRLAYADERKLAEVAGELIDKLHTDGPGALPPLPRSAPRRRPQTHSHTRNHRRDESAQPQPRRRTNGCGQGP, translated from the coding sequence GTGTCGGACGGCGAACAGGCCAAACCACGACGGCGCCGCAGTCGGCGTCGTGGCCGTCGTCGTGCACAACGGGCGGCCGGCCCGCCCGCCGGTGATCAGGGCAGCGATGCCGCACGTCACAACGGCGGTCCCAGCGAAACACCCGTCGCCGCGGAAGCTCCCTCGCCCACCCCGCGAGACCAGTCCAAGCAACGCAAGTCACGGCCGCGTCGCCCGCAGGAACGGCTGCGCACCGTGCACGAAACCTCGGCCGGCGGCCTCGTCATCGACGGAATCGACGGCCCCAAGGACACCCAGGTGGCGGCATTGATCGGACGCGTCGACCGGCGTGGGCGAATGCTGTGGTCACTGCCGAAGGGGCACATCGAACTCGGCGAGACGGCCGAGCAGACCGCGATCCGCGAGGTCGCCGAGGAAACCGGCATCCGCGGTGACGTGCTGGCCGCACTGGGCAGCATCGACTACTGGTTCGTCACCGAAGGCCGCCGCGTACACAAGACCGTGCATCACTACCTCATGCGCTTTCTGGGCGGGGAACTGTCCGACGACGACGTCGAGGTGACCGAGGTCGCCTGGGTCCCGCTGCGGGAACTGCCGAGCCGGTTGGCCTACGCCGACGAACGCAAGCTCGCCGAGGTGGCCGGGGAACTCATCGACAAGCTGCACACCGACGGGCCGGGCGCGCTGCCGCCGCTGCCGCGCAGCGCACCCCGGCGGCGCCCGCAGACCCACTCGCACACCCGCAATCACCGCCGCGACGAATCAGCCCAACCCCAGCCCCGCCGGCGCACGAACGGATGCGGACAGGGACCGTGA